One Archangium violaceum genomic window, CACAGGTCGCCGGGCCGCGTCAGCCACAGGCGGGCGAGCGCCCATTCCGGCTGGGCCGCCAGTCCGCGCACCACGGCGTCCAGCACCTCGTCCACCGAGCGCACCTGCGCCACCGCCAGTGCGATGGATTGGAGTGCTTCCGAGAGCATCCAGTCACCGTGCACGAGAGTTCGGGGCGCCGCAACGACATCTCGTGGACCACGAATTCTCGTGGTTCCTTCTCATGTCCACCCCGAGAGCCAACCCGTGGATTCGACAGGGGTCGTGGTTCCCGGCAATGCCAGGCATGGGAACTGCTATCGGAGCCCTTCATGACCACTCCACACACCGCCGCTGCTCCCTCCTCGGCTCCAACCATCCTCCGCCCTCCCTTCACCGAGGAGACGGCGCGGGCGAAGGTGAAGGCGGCCGAGGACGCCTGGAACTCTCGAGACCCCGAGCGGGTGGCGCTCGCGTACACGGAGGACTCCGAGTGGCGCAACCGCACCGAGTTCTTCCGCGGGCGCGAGGCCATCAAGGCCTTCCTGCGGCGCAAGTGGGAGACGGAGCTGGACTACAAGCTGATGAAGGAGCTGTGGGCGTACACGGGCAACCGCATCTCCGTGCGCTTCGAATACGAGTGGCGCGACGCTCGGACGGGGCAGTGGATGCGCACCCATGGCAATGAGCACTGGGAGTTCGACGACTCCGGGCTCATGCGCCGCCGGGACATGAGTGCCAATGACTACCCCATCCAGGAGTCCGAGCGCCGTTACCGGTAGCCCGCTCAGAGCGCCGGATTGACGTACGCGCCGTCCTTCTTGGTGTAGTCCTCGATGTAGACGCGATCGGACGTCTTCTTCCCGCCAGCGGGCTTCTTCGCCCTCTTCACCTTCTTTCTTTCCTGGTGGGGCGCGCTCTCGGGTTTGGGCTGGGGCACGCTGACCGTGATCGTCTTCATCTCGGCCGTGGAGGCGCGGGCCTTGTCGAGGGCACTCTTGTCATAGATGGAGATCCACCATCCCCCGAAGGCATCGTCCGCGGTCGGTGGGGTGACCTCGAACGTGAGGCCGGCGCGCTCGAGCTGATCCTTCTCGAGCGCCAGGCCGTGGACCACCTCCCGGTCGGCCGCCTTCTGGAGGAGTCCGGCCATCACGCTCCGGACCTCTTGTTTGGTGCCGTCCTTGCCGGCGTAGACGCCGATCTCCACCGCGGCCGGGTGCTGGGGGTCTCCGTAGATGTTGAGCTGGTACTGCTCCGCCTCGTACGAGAGGTAGGGGACATACCGGAGGATGCCGTTGTCGATCACCTCCGAGGGGACCTGCTGGAGGCCCTTCCTCCCGAACTTCCCCGCGAAGGTCTCGATGATGAGCCCGGAATCGACGAGGCGGCCCTCGGTCACGGGGTGGCTGGACGCGCTGGCGGCCGGCGCGGACAGCGGAGCCGGGGTGCTCTTCATCGCCTGGGGGGCGGGCTGTGGGGTCGCCTCACGGCGCTGTGCGCGGTTCGGGTTGGGGCAACCGCCCAGCAGGGACATCGTGAGCAATCCACTGGCTACAACCCACTTCGGGTTCATCTCTTCCCTCGCACGGGATGGAATCGGGAGTGCGGGGACTCTACTGGAGGCGCGCGCGGGGTCCTACCCCCCGGGTGGTACGTCAGCCGTTGGGGCCCGAGAGCGGCTGCGAGGTGTCGCCGGGACCGGGGCGCAGCCGGCGGATGGCGCGCAGCAGCAGCTCGCCATCGAGCGGATTGGAGACGTAGCCCCTCGCTCCCAGTTGGTGGGCCCGAGCGAGGTCCTCGTCCTCCGAGGAGCCGGAGAGCAGCAGCGAGCCGGCGATCCGCGCCTCTCCCGCGAGCAGCCCCTCCATGGCCTGCACCGGGGCGAACACGAGGTCCGCGGCGGTCGTGTGCATGACCTCCAGCGGCGTGGCGACCCGGGTCCGGATGCCGTGCCGCGCGAGTGTTCGCGAGATGAGCGTGGCGGTGACGGGCGGCCAGGCATAGAGCAGCAGGGGCGGATCCGGGCCACGTTCCGGAGTGGAGCCAAGGGTCGGCTGCTGGAGGTCGTCCTGGAGGCCGTAGAGCGCACCGAGCGCGTGGGTCAGGGCCGTGTCCGAGGCGAGGTGCGGCTCGATACGGGGCTTGCCGGAGACCGCTCGCACCGCGTCCAGGGCCTCGAGCGAGGCCGGAGCGGGGATGGCGATGTGCAGCACCTCGCGCTCGCCCTTCTCGAGCCGCAGCGGGACCACCCGGTACTGCCGGG contains:
- a CDS encoding nuclear transport factor 2 family protein — its product is MTTPHTAAAPSSAPTILRPPFTEETARAKVKAAEDAWNSRDPERVALAYTEDSEWRNRTEFFRGREAIKAFLRRKWETELDYKLMKELWAYTGNRISVRFEYEWRDARTGQWMRTHGNEHWEFDDSGLMRRRDMSANDYPIQESERRYR
- a CDS encoding general secretion pathway protein GspE, giving the protein MQLGSRRMLGEILMELGLIDRAQLRLGLVHHHETHVPLGRALVREGVCTEADILRALSLQLGIEAIDLDREPLDAKLTRLVPKRIARQYRVVPLRLEKGEREVLHIAIPAPASLEALDAVRAVSGKPRIEPHLASDTALTHALGALYGLQDDLQQPTLGSTPERGPDPPLLLYAWPPVTATLISRTLARHGIRTRVATPLEVMHTTAADLVFAPVQAMEGLLAGEARIAGSLLLSGSSEDEDLARAHQLGARGYVSNPLDGELLLRAIRRLRPGPGDTSQPLSGPNG